One genomic region from Magallana gigas chromosome 3, xbMagGiga1.1, whole genome shotgun sequence encodes:
- the LOC105330151 gene encoding uncharacterized protein, with the protein MMEGADGLNNNFINQSKVNVKTSLPPTKITDVFLEEETLTLWRPATDTKQYYLIPETLRGDEWPMLLQLYYTKFDCVSCVLPFDDAIPVITHQATTLLPTQDYSILRNYPRIKGLWFRPDRSDSVGLDDESMVGNIKFSFTFPEEERENLLSNMNIYLLEVLDYESDDKSVSRFLITKEEYKELPKYNIFKPGGPIFIQKEKSEEGVESETYYFLKICQSYKGKAMEHVVELILEEDPWPMCKISSVTHKPLCSRSMVHDHTEDLTREHHFNMRYFGAAWDQTLAGLFAWSLRTNIPWLVYERLHDNIKGSVNLAALTTPFQQVFTAKVPAICSKKIDLLFQLAPFVDKCENQQDLVQLKDLHNSLHTCSASCTFKSLKNIEMNKILTPYLSLLERVIACVSVTVRRELMNALIPWSVMAYHFHNHQIESCMKMVGFIYQLEGIRDTSRPPESSLNSSFFFPSTSGDYTTDVTSGIHSLCTSPVTWEDMSP; encoded by the exons ATGATGGAAGGAGCAGATGGATTgaacaataattttatcaacCAGTCCAAGGTTAACGTTAAG aCATCCTTGCCGCCGACAAAGATTACAGATGTGTTTCTAGAGGAAGAAACCTTAACGCTATGGCGACCAGCTACAGACACTAAACAATACTACCTCATTCCAGAGACTCTCCGCGGAGATGAATGGCCCATGCTTCTTCAACTGTATTACACAAAATTCGATTGCGTCAGTTGTGTACTGCCTTTTGATGACGCAATTCCGGTCATTACCCACCAAGCCACGACCTTGCTGCCTACACAGGACTATTCCATCCTTCGGAATTATCCTAGAATTAAAGGACTTTGGTTCCGCCCGGATCGATCCGACTCCGTCGGACTTGACGATGAATCCATGGTCGGCAATATCAAATTCTCGTTCACGTTTCCGGAAGAggagagagaaaatcttttaagcAACATGAATATCTACTTATTGGAGGTGTTAGACTATGAATCGGATGATAAATCGGTCTCTCGATTTCTCATAACGAAGGAGGAATACAAAGAACTTcctaaatataacatttttaaaccaGGTGGACCGATTTTTATTCAAAAGGAGAAGAGCGAGGAAGGGGTGGAATCAGAGACGTATTATTTTCTGAAAATCTGCCAAAGTTACAAAGGCAAAGCAATGGAGCACGTCGTAGAACTGATTCTGGAAGAGGACCCCTGGCCAATGTGCAAAATATCGTCAGTGACACACAAGCCACTCTGCAGTCGATCGATGGTCCACGACCACACAGAAGACTTGACCAGAGAACACCACTTCAACATGCGATATTTTGGAGCCGCTTGGGACCAAACATTGGCCGGCCTGTTTGCTTGGTCCCTTCGGACCAATATCCCATGGTTAGTGTACGAGAGACTTCATGACAATATCAAGGGGTCGGTTAATCTGGCAGCTCTAACTACACCCTTTCAGCAGGTTTTCACTGCAAAAGTTCCTGCTATCTGCAGCAAGAAAATCGATCTACTCTTTCAGTTGGCACCGTTTGTTGACAAGTGTGAGAACCAGCAAGATCTGGTCCAACTCAAAGACCTCCACAACTCCCTCCATACCTGTAGCGCCTCTTGTacgtttaaaagtttgaaaaatatagaAATGAACAAAATTCTGACTCCCTATTTGTCTTTGTTGGAGAGAGTTATTGCCTGTGTCTCGGTCACCGTCAGGCGAGAGCTAATGAACGCACTTATTCCTTGGTCAGTGATGGCGTACCACTTTCACAATCACCAGATTGAAAGTTGTATGAAAATGGTTGGATTTATTTACCAACTAGAGGGAATTCGGGATACAAGTAGACCCCCGGAATCTTCGTTGAACAGTTCGTTTTTCTTCCCCTCCACATCCGGAGACTACACCACAGATGTCACATCCGGAATTCACTCGTTGTGTACGTCTCCGGTCACATGGGAGGACATGAGTCCATGA